A stretch of Pseudoprevotella muciniphila DNA encodes these proteins:
- a CDS encoding glycosyltransferase, translating into MRFSIIIPVFNRPGEVDELLASLTGQTVSDFEVIVVEDGSSVSCEDVVAGYEDRLDVHYFMKPNSGPGQSRNYGVERAQGDYVLILDSDVVLPDMYISEVSKELDADPCDAFGGPDRAHPDFTRMQKAINYGMTSFFTTGGIRGGKKKLDKFYPRSFNMGVKREVYLSLGGFSEMRFGEDIDFSTRIFKAGHSCRLFPEAWVWHKRRTNLKRFFKQVHNSGIARINLTLRHPGTLKLVHLLPTLFTVVCAVLLIGEVFCLWSMAPLVLFALIIFIDASIKEKSMGVGLRAIAAAFVQLVGYGTGFIRSWWRRMVLKKPEFEAFKKNFYK; encoded by the coding sequence ATGCGATTTTCGATTATCATACCCGTTTTCAACCGTCCCGGCGAAGTGGATGAACTCTTGGCATCGCTCACTGGTCAGACGGTCAGCGATTTTGAGGTCATTGTTGTTGAGGACGGCTCTTCCGTGTCCTGTGAGGACGTCGTGGCGGGTTATGAAGACCGCCTTGACGTTCACTACTTCATGAAACCCAATTCGGGACCTGGGCAGAGCCGCAACTATGGTGTGGAACGTGCTCAGGGCGACTATGTGCTCATTCTCGACAGCGATGTGGTGCTGCCTGATATGTACATTTCCGAAGTGTCGAAAGAACTCGATGCGGATCCTTGTGATGCCTTCGGTGGACCAGACCGTGCCCATCCCGACTTCACTCGGATGCAGAAAGCCATCAACTATGGCATGACGTCCTTCTTCACTACGGGTGGCATACGCGGCGGCAAGAAAAAACTCGACAAGTTCTATCCGCGCTCGTTCAATATGGGTGTGAAGCGAGAAGTGTATTTGTCGCTCGGCGGTTTCTCTGAAATGCGTTTTGGCGAGGATATTGACTTCAGTACACGCATTTTCAAGGCGGGTCATTCGTGCCGCCTCTTCCCCGAAGCATGGGTATGGCACAAACGCCGGACCAATCTGAAGCGCTTCTTCAAACAGGTGCACAATTCGGGCATAGCACGCATCAACCTCACGCTGCGTCATCCCGGCACACTGAAACTCGTGCATCTTCTGCCTACGCTCTTCACCGTGGTTTGCGCGGTTTTGCTCATCGGCGAAGTGTTCTGCTTGTGGTCAATGGCACCATTAGTGCTTTTTGCACTTATCATCTTCATTGATGCTTCCATTAAGGAAAAGAGCATGGGGGTAGGTCTGCGAGCCATTGCTGCTGCATTCGTGCAACTTGTGGGCTACGGCACGGGCTTCATCCGCTCGTGGTGGCGCCGTATGGTGCTGAAGAAACCCGAGTTTGAGGCTTTCAAAAAAAATTTCTATAAATAA
- a CDS encoding CDP-alcohol phosphatidyltransferase family protein — translation MKKHIPNIITCCNLICGAFATYWAFRADYSMALAFIITGAVFDFFDGFVARLLNVSSPMGKELDSLADDITFGMAPAAIVFSLLKSVPVPDSVQGFCDYIPFAAFLIAAFSGYRLAKFNLDERQTLGFIGLPTPANALFWASLAYSYETAIESSSKSIYFLLAGVLISCWLLVSEVPMFALKFKSFGVRENLLRFVYILLCIILLVFMGWAAIVWLIAVYIVLSIFFVRRHRRGRG, via the coding sequence ATGAAGAAGCACATTCCCAACATCATCACTTGCTGCAACCTGATTTGTGGTGCTTTTGCCACATATTGGGCATTTCGTGCGGACTACAGCATGGCGTTGGCTTTCATCATAACCGGTGCTGTGTTCGATTTCTTCGATGGTTTTGTTGCTCGTTTGCTCAATGTGTCCTCACCTATGGGCAAGGAACTCGACTCTCTGGCAGACGACATTACTTTCGGCATGGCTCCTGCGGCCATTGTGTTTTCTTTGCTCAAGAGTGTGCCTGTTCCTGATTCGGTGCAAGGTTTCTGCGACTATATCCCGTTTGCAGCCTTCCTTATTGCAGCCTTTTCGGGCTATCGCCTTGCCAAATTCAATCTCGACGAGCGTCAGACGTTAGGCTTTATCGGACTGCCGACTCCTGCCAATGCCCTGTTTTGGGCTTCACTGGCGTATTCTTATGAAACGGCTATAGAATCTTCTTCGAAAAGCATTTATTTCCTTTTGGCGGGAGTGCTGATTTCGTGCTGGTTACTGGTGTCAGAAGTGCCGATGTTTGCACTGAAGTTCAAGAGTTTCGGCGTGCGTGAGAATTTGCTTCGTTTTGTCTATATTCTGCTCTGCATCATCCTGCTCGTCTTCATGGGCTGGGCAGCCATTGTCTGGCTCATCGCGGTTTATATCGTGCTGTCGATATTTTTTGTCAGGCGACATCGCAGGGGTAGGGGATAA
- a CDS encoding phosphatidylserine decarboxylase family protein, whose protein sequence is MAKTKRFKKVRLHQEGTPTLILSFVSFFVLNGLAYLFFGINSWVLYVVLGITLVLLGIIVNFFRCPIRVFEDETENTVVAPADGKVVVVEEVDENDYFHDRRLMISVFMSVTNVHANWFPVAGLVKKVVHHNGAFYKAWLPKASEQNERSEILIETDAGDTVLVRQVAGAVARRIVTYPREGDRCYIDEHLGFIKFGSRVDVYLPLNSKPLVKIGDKTVGNITVIAKLNSSETVE, encoded by the coding sequence ATGGCAAAAACAAAAAGATTTAAGAAAGTGCGCCTTCATCAGGAGGGCACGCCGACACTCATTCTCTCGTTCGTTTCGTTTTTCGTGCTGAATGGGTTGGCATATCTGTTTTTCGGTATAAACTCGTGGGTGCTATATGTGGTTCTTGGCATCACTCTGGTGTTACTTGGTATCATTGTCAACTTCTTCCGGTGCCCCATCCGTGTGTTCGAGGACGAAACTGAGAATACCGTTGTTGCTCCCGCTGACGGTAAGGTGGTTGTAGTAGAGGAAGTAGATGAGAACGACTATTTCCACGACCGCCGTTTGATGATATCCGTCTTCATGTCCGTAACCAATGTTCATGCCAACTGGTTCCCCGTGGCTGGCCTGGTCAAGAAGGTAGTGCACCACAATGGTGCTTTCTACAAGGCTTGGCTGCCTAAGGCTTCAGAGCAGAATGAGCGTTCCGAGATTTTGATAGAGACTGATGCCGGCGACACCGTTCTGGTGCGTCAGGTGGCTGGTGCCGTAGCACGTCGCATCGTAACCTATCCCCGTGAGGGCGACCGTTGCTACATCGATGAGCATCTCGGTTTCATTAAGTTTGGCAGTCGTGTGGACGTATATCTGCCACTGAATTCAAAACCTCTTGTAAAAATTGGCGATAAGACGGTAGGTAACATCACCGTGATAGCAAAACTCAATTCATCCGAAACAGTAGAATAA
- a CDS encoding Fic family protein, giving the protein MDKSEPRNRSEEEIAGYREVLATIHESYEYITVRPNSILQLHRDLYSFSSSDIGGQFKNSDNIIAEEGSDGIRRVRFQPTPAYLTPEAVENLCQSWAEMQEKKEIDPLLLVPMFILDFLCIHPFNDGNGRMSRLLTLLLLYQSGYIVGKYISVEMLIERTKETYYETLQASSTKWHSNGNDYAPFVKYYLGVLLKAYKEFEDRVAHLRHRRLSKADRVRAVFDKKLGKVSKANIAEQCPDISLTTIERVLKKLLDDGYIRKVGVGRSTAYVKV; this is encoded by the coding sequence ATGGATAAATCCGAGCCACGCAACAGATCCGAAGAGGAAATTGCAGGCTATCGTGAGGTTTTGGCCACCATTCACGAAAGTTATGAATACATTACCGTTCGTCCGAACAGCATCTTACAACTACATCGTGATTTGTATAGCTTCAGTAGCAGCGATATTGGCGGACAGTTTAAGAACTCAGACAATATCATAGCCGAAGAGGGTTCAGACGGGATTAGACGCGTCCGGTTTCAACCCACACCAGCCTACCTAACACCAGAGGCAGTGGAAAACTTATGTCAATCTTGGGCAGAGATGCAAGAAAAGAAAGAGATAGATCCTTTGCTTCTTGTTCCAATGTTCATTTTGGATTTTCTCTGCATCCATCCGTTCAATGATGGTAACGGGAGAATGAGTCGCCTGTTGACACTGCTTCTATTGTATCAGTCTGGCTATATTGTAGGCAAATACATAAGCGTTGAAATGCTCATTGAACGCACGAAGGAGACATACTACGAAACACTACAAGCATCATCAACTAAGTGGCACAGCAATGGCAACGACTACGCTCCTTTTGTCAAATACTACTTGGGCGTATTGCTTAAAGCCTACAAAGAGTTTGAAGACCGAGTGGCGCACCTGCGCCACCGTCGTTTGTCAAAGGCCGATCGTGTGAGGGCCGTTTTTGATAAAAAGCTTGGAAAAGTCAGCAAGGCTAATATAGCGGAGCAGTGCCCAGACATTAGTTTGACGACGATAGAACGAGTACTCAAAAAATTGCTTGATGATGGGTATATTAGGAAAGTTGGTGTGGGTCGTTCTACGGCATACGTCAAGGTATGA
- a CDS encoding outer membrane protein, translated as MDEMDDCLKEVFTYLCAMFYKFNKLKIIKMKKFLTVAIFVMLCVNTFAQKGDVAVGANFSYGTEIKNIGFGVKGQYNFTNALRAELSGDYFLKKDGLSMWDVNLNLHYLFPISEKLKVYPLAGVTFTNWKYDFSSICGDYYYDDYYYDDYDDSDDSVSKFGANLGGGIQYNLTRNLVINAEVKYQLINSFDQLVVGVGLAYKF; from the coding sequence ATGGACGAAATGGATGATTGTCTGAAAGAAGTATTCACATATCTTTGTGCTATGTTTTATAAGTTTAACAAATTAAAAATTATTAAAATGAAAAAGTTTTTGACAGTTGCGATTTTCGTAATGCTTTGTGTGAACACCTTCGCACAAAAAGGAGATGTGGCCGTAGGTGCCAATTTTTCTTATGGTACTGAAATCAAAAACATTGGTTTTGGTGTTAAAGGACAATACAATTTCACTAATGCTTTACGGGCAGAACTCTCAGGTGATTATTTCTTAAAAAAAGACGGTCTGTCCATGTGGGATGTGAATCTTAACCTCCATTATCTGTTCCCTATTAGTGAGAAACTAAAGGTGTATCCTCTTGCAGGTGTCACGTTTACAAATTGGAAATATGATTTTTCTTCAATTTGTGGCGATTATTATTATGACGATTATTATTATGACGATTATGATGACTCTGATGATTCCGTAAGCAAATTTGGAGCTAATTTAGGAGGCGGTATTCAGTATAACTTGACAAGAAATCTTGTAATAAATGCAGAAGTAAAGTATCAACTTATTAATAGTTTCGACCAATTAGTCGTTGGTGTAGGGTTGGCATATAAGTTCTAG
- a CDS encoding CatB-related O-acetyltransferase — protein sequence MKETFLYKLLDYLWQNWKWRKVCHVCFGTHVSYGTMFEGENFLGKGTNFRGTLGYGSYIGGNCHLRADVGKFTSIAPNVQSVVGHHPYKEPFATTSPMFYQKDIRNMHSFAKEDTFRSVTYYDEKRRIDVKIGNDCWLGSEIIIVGGVTIGDGAVVLARAVVTKDVPPYAIVAGVPARIKGYRFNAATIEWLLERQWWNEDEKWLRKNWRKLNDIEELRNID from the coding sequence ATGAAAGAAACCTTCTTATATAAACTTCTTGATTATTTATGGCAAAATTGGAAATGGAGAAAGGTCTGTCATGTCTGTTTTGGAACTCATGTGTCTTATGGAACAATGTTTGAAGGAGAGAATTTTCTTGGAAAGGGTACAAACTTTCGTGGTACCTTAGGATATGGGTCTTATATTGGAGGAAACTGTCATCTCAGAGCAGATGTTGGTAAGTTTACGTCTATTGCACCAAATGTGCAATCTGTGGTTGGACACCATCCTTATAAAGAACCTTTTGCAACTACAAGCCCCATGTTCTATCAAAAAGATATCAGGAATATGCATTCGTTTGCCAAAGAGGATACTTTCAGGTCAGTTACATATTATGATGAGAAACGGCGTATTGATGTAAAAATAGGGAATGATTGTTGGCTTGGGTCGGAAATTATAATTGTTGGAGGAGTTACAATTGGTGATGGAGCGGTCGTGTTAGCGCGTGCTGTTGTAACAAAAGATGTTCCGCCTTATGCTATTGTGGCAGGAGTTCCAGCAAGAATAAAGGGCTATCGTTTTAATGCTGCAACCATTGAATGGTTGTTGGAGAGGCAATGGTGGAACGAAGACGAAAAATGGTTAAGAAAAAACTGGCGAAAGCTAAATGATATAGAGGAATTAAGAAATATAGACTGA
- a CDS encoding glycosyltransferase family 2 protein — MDFFVSFIILNYNTSNLVVACVDSIRKFVGDIQYEVIVVDNNSSKEEKQKLHVCLSDDTQIIESRWNGGFGSGNMLGALFAKGDYYCFLNSDIELVEDCITPLCNYLSSNKDVGVITPQQLDGKGQRVKSFFHKSCIRHELIGDSLYEWLYPSEYPNRKKQYNQPVSAFQINGCFMLFDAQKFWEIGGFDENIFLYMEEYDIGMRMRIKGWKCVCYPTLFFKHFGASSTKKIHKLPKRERYISKIYTYSKFHGILLSFIFRYIVILKLLVKPSKWYIIPSLVGGDTLAHSMRNKLWMKNKKNNSVRYV; from the coding sequence ATGGACTTTTTTGTATCATTTATCATACTTAACTATAATACAAGCAATTTGGTAGTTGCTTGTGTAGATTCTATAAGAAAGTTTGTCGGCGACATTCAATATGAGGTCATTGTAGTTGATAATAATAGCTCCAAAGAGGAAAAGCAGAAATTACATGTTTGTCTGTCTGATGATACACAAATTATAGAAAGCCGTTGGAATGGTGGATTTGGATCGGGTAATATGTTGGGAGCATTATTTGCTAAAGGTGATTATTATTGTTTTTTGAATAGCGACATTGAATTAGTCGAAGATTGCATCACTCCATTGTGTAACTATCTGTCTTCAAATAAAGATGTTGGTGTCATCACACCGCAACAGTTGGATGGCAAAGGACAAAGGGTGAAGTCCTTTTTTCACAAATCGTGCATTCGGCACGAATTGATAGGAGACAGTTTGTATGAATGGCTTTATCCATCTGAATATCCGAATAGAAAGAAACAATACAATCAACCGGTTTCAGCATTTCAGATTAACGGCTGTTTTATGTTGTTTGATGCTCAAAAGTTCTGGGAGATAGGTGGCTTTGATGAAAATATCTTTCTCTATATGGAAGAATATGATATTGGAATGAGAATGCGAATTAAAGGCTGGAAGTGTGTTTGTTATCCTACTTTGTTCTTTAAGCACTTTGGAGCAAGTTCAACTAAGAAAATACACAAACTTCCTAAACGTGAAAGATATATTTCGAAAATATATACGTATTCTAAGTTTCATGGTATTCTACTGTCGTTTATCTTTAGATACATTGTTATATTGAAATTGCTTGTTAAACCATCTAAGTGGTACATCATACCTTCATTAGTCGGTGGTGATACTTTGGCTCACTCCATGAGAAATAAATTATGGATGAAAAACAAAAAGAATAATTCTGTTAGATACGTATGA
- a CDS encoding helix-turn-helix domain-containing protein, protein MHIGQLIEQEMHRQERSPSWLARHICCDRTNVYKIFQRESIDTSLLMRISKALNRNFFEELAEFYEQSGNEII, encoded by the coding sequence ATGCACATCGGACAACTCATCGAACAGGAAATGCACCGGCAGGAACGCTCACCGTCCTGGCTGGCGCGGCACATCTGCTGCGACAGAACCAATGTCTATAAGATTTTCCAGCGCGAAAGCATAGATACCAGCCTGCTTATGCGTATTTCAAAAGCCTTGAATCGTAATTTCTTTGAAGAACTGGCGGAATTTTACGAGCAATCCGGCAACGAAATAATATAA
- a CDS encoding NADP-specific glutamate dehydrogenase: protein MNAKQVIEDLEKRFPNEPAYIQAVSQVLGSIEDVYNEYPAFEKMNLIERLCIPDRVISFRVTWVDDRGNVQTNMGYRVQHNNVLGPYKGGIRFHESVNLGILKFLAFEQTFKNSLTTLPMGGAKGGSDFSPRGKSNAEVMRFCQAFMSELYRHIGPDEDVPAGDIGVGGREVAYMFGWYKKLTHQWSGVLTGKGLEFGGSLIRPEATGYGNVYFLQNMLSTRGIELAGKTVLVSGSGNVAQYTIEKCLELGAKVVTCSDSDGYIYDPDGITREKLDYIMELKNEERGRIREYAEKYGCKYVGGGAKPWTEKADIALPSATQNEINEEAAKALVANGVIAVSEGANMPTTPEAIKVFQDAKILYSPGKAANAGGVAVSGLEMSQNSERLSWTREEVDQMLHRIMNDIHDNCVKYGTEEDGYINYVKGANIAGFLKVAKAMMAQGIY, encoded by the coding sequence ATGAATGCAAAACAAGTAATTGAAGATCTTGAGAAGAGATTTCCTAACGAGCCGGCATACATACAGGCCGTAAGTCAGGTGTTAGGTTCTATTGAAGACGTTTACAACGAGTATCCCGCCTTCGAGAAAATGAATCTGATTGAACGCTTGTGTATCCCCGACCGTGTGATTTCATTCCGCGTGACATGGGTGGACGACAGAGGCAATGTACAGACCAATATGGGCTATCGTGTGCAGCACAACAATGTGCTCGGTCCGTATAAGGGCGGTATCCGTTTCCATGAGTCAGTTAATCTCGGCATTCTGAAATTCCTCGCTTTCGAACAGACCTTCAAGAACTCTCTTACCACTCTGCCAATGGGTGGTGCTAAAGGTGGTAGCGACTTTTCTCCGCGTGGCAAGAGCAATGCAGAAGTGATGCGTTTCTGCCAGGCATTCATGAGCGAACTCTATCGCCATATTGGTCCCGACGAAGACGTGCCTGCGGGCGACATTGGCGTTGGTGGTCGCGAAGTGGCTTATATGTTCGGTTGGTACAAGAAACTAACGCACCAATGGAGTGGCGTTCTCACGGGTAAAGGTCTCGAATTCGGCGGTTCTCTCATCCGTCCTGAGGCTACAGGATATGGTAATGTATATTTCCTTCAGAACATGCTCTCTACCCGTGGCATCGAACTTGCCGGCAAGACTGTGCTCGTAAGCGGTAGCGGTAATGTGGCACAATATACGATAGAGAAATGTCTCGAATTGGGAGCCAAAGTTGTTACTTGCTCCGACTCCGATGGCTACATATATGATCCCGATGGTATCACACGCGAGAAACTCGACTACATCATGGAACTCAAGAACGAGGAGCGTGGTCGTATCAGGGAATATGCTGAAAAATATGGCTGCAAGTACGTTGGTGGCGGTGCTAAGCCATGGACAGAAAAAGCCGACATCGCCCTGCCTTCAGCCACACAGAACGAAATCAACGAAGAGGCAGCAAAAGCCCTCGTTGCCAATGGCGTGATAGCCGTTAGCGAAGGTGCTAACATGCCTACTACGCCCGAAGCCATCAAGGTGTTCCAGGATGCCAAGATACTCTATTCTCCCGGAAAGGCAGCCAATGCAGGTGGTGTGGCAGTGAGTGGTCTGGAAATGTCGCAGAACAGCGAACGCCTCAGTTGGACGCGCGAAGAAGTGGACCAGATGCTCCATCGTATCATGAACGACATTCACGACAACTGCGTGAAGTACGGCACAGAAGAGGACGGCTACATCAACTACGTGAAAGGTGCCAACATCGCAGGCTTCCTAAAGGTTGCGAAAGCCATGATGGCACAAGGTATCTACTAA
- a CDS encoding NADH-quinone oxidoreductase subunit N: MDYSQFLCMYEELSLIAVILILFVADLFMCGDRKGGKGIYNSPLPVMLMAILTAVNVFPVFQGTESVFGGMYVHTPVMTIIKSVLNVGTLVVFLMAHKWLTRTENLVKQGEFYIVTLFTLLGMYFMISAGHFIMFFIGLELASVPMCALVAFDKYRFESAEAGAKYILLALFSSALLLYGVSFIYGQTGTLYFEGLAERLEFNYLSVLGMIMFLAGLGFKISLVPFHLWTADTYEGAPTVVTGYLSVISKGAAAFVLMTVLMKAFSIGRLHDDWQLMMFWVIIASITLANLFAIRQKNLKRFMAFSAISQAGYLVLAIMGGDAQGMTSLVYYLLVYLAANLGAFAVINVVEQNSGKLGISDYNGLYSTNPKLSFLMTLCLFSLAGIPPFAGFFSKFFVFMAAFNAGFELLVFIALVNTIISLYYYLLIVKAMYISKSDNPIEHFTSDGYTKVALVICTVGVVFLGIAGWVYNYIDSIVNESLGTVSTIAGL; the protein is encoded by the coding sequence ATGGATTATTCTCAATTTCTATGTATGTATGAGGAACTCAGCCTCATCGCTGTGATACTCATTCTTTTCGTAGCCGACTTGTTTATGTGCGGCGACCGCAAGGGCGGCAAGGGTATTTACAACTCTCCCCTCCCCGTGATGCTAATGGCTATTCTCACGGCGGTCAACGTATTCCCCGTGTTTCAAGGCACAGAGTCTGTCTTTGGCGGTATGTATGTTCATACGCCCGTGATGACCATCATCAAGTCTGTACTCAATGTGGGTACGCTCGTAGTCTTCCTAATGGCTCATAAGTGGCTCACACGCACTGAAAACCTTGTGAAGCAAGGAGAGTTCTATATCGTAACGCTATTCACGCTGCTGGGCATGTATTTCATGATTTCGGCAGGTCATTTCATCATGTTCTTCATCGGTCTGGAACTTGCCAGTGTACCTATGTGCGCACTTGTGGCTTTCGACAAGTATCGTTTTGAGAGTGCTGAAGCGGGAGCAAAATACATTCTGCTTGCTCTGTTCTCGAGTGCGCTGTTGCTTTATGGTGTGTCGTTTATCTATGGTCAGACAGGAACACTCTATTTCGAAGGTCTTGCCGAAAGACTTGAGTTCAACTATCTGTCAGTTTTGGGCATGATTATGTTCCTTGCCGGCCTGGGCTTCAAGATTTCACTCGTGCCTTTCCATCTTTGGACTGCCGACACCTACGAAGGTGCTCCCACCGTTGTTACCGGTTATCTTTCGGTGATATCGAAAGGTGCGGCTGCTTTCGTGCTCATGACAGTCCTGATGAAAGCCTTCAGCATCGGTCGTTTGCACGATGATTGGCAACTGATGATGTTCTGGGTGATTATAGCCAGTATCACACTTGCCAACCTGTTCGCTATCCGCCAGAAGAACCTGAAGCGATTTATGGCGTTCAGTGCCATCTCTCAGGCAGGTTATCTGGTGCTTGCAATTATGGGTGGCGATGCTCAGGGCATGACATCGTTGGTATATTATCTGCTGGTTTATCTTGCAGCCAACCTCGGTGCCTTTGCCGTTATCAACGTAGTAGAACAAAATAGTGGCAAACTGGGTATCAGCGACTACAATGGTCTCTATTCCACCAACCCCAAGTTGAGTTTCCTGATGACGCTCTGTCTCTTCTCGCTGGCAGGTATTCCGCCATTCGCCGGCTTCTTCTCGAAGTTTTTCGTCTTTATGGCAGCCTTCAATGCAGGTTTCGAGTTGCTCGTTTTCATCGCTTTGGTGAACACCATCATCTCGCTCTACTACTATCTACTCATTGTCAAGGCGATGTACATTTCGAAGAGCGACAACCCCATTGAGCATTTCACAAGCGATGGCTATACTAAAGTGGCGCTTGTTATATGCACTGTAGGTGTGGTATTCCTTGGTATTGCCGGATGGGTTTACAACTACATCGACAGCATCGTCAACGAATCCTTGGGGACAGTTTCTACTATAGCGGGTCTGTAG
- a CDS encoding complex I subunit 4 family protein encodes MNALSIFVLIPLIMLLGLWLVKDQRGIRTVMVIGSTALLASAVVLTVVFLQDRAAGNTAEMLYTASFDWFTPLHIKYAVGVDGISVAMLLLSGIIVFTGTFVSWDMCKEYFLWFTLLSLGVFGFFITVDMFTMFMFYEVALIPMYLLIGVWGSGKKEYSAMKLTLMLMGGSAFLMCGIFGIFYGAGGNTMNLVEIANHTNGATPIALNSQLIWFPMTFVGFGVLGALFPFHTWSPDGHAAAPTAVSMLHAGVLMKLGGYGCFRIAMYLMPEAANELAWIFIILTGISVVYGAFSACVQTDMKYINAYSSVSHCGLVLFALLMMNQTACTGAVIQMLSHGLMTALFFALIGMIYGRTHTRDIRELNGLMKIMPFLSVCYVIVGLGNLGLPGLSGFVAEMTIFVGSFEHTDTFHRIFTILACSSIVTTAVYILRMVGKILYGKCTNEHHLQLTDATLVERFPVIVLICCIAGIGLAPFFVSHLVSGGVEPIVNHLMQVAAQ; translated from the coding sequence ATGAACGCTCTATCCATATTTGTCCTCATTCCGCTAATCATGCTCTTGGGCTTGTGGTTGGTTAAGGACCAGCGTGGCATTCGCACAGTGATGGTCATAGGCAGTACGGCACTGCTTGCCTCAGCCGTTGTGCTCACAGTAGTTTTCTTGCAGGACCGTGCAGCGGGCAATACAGCCGAAATGCTCTACACTGCATCGTTCGACTGGTTTACACCGCTCCACATCAAGTATGCAGTGGGTGTTGACGGCATATCTGTCGCCATGCTTCTGCTATCGGGTATTATCGTTTTCACTGGCACTTTCGTGTCGTGGGACATGTGCAAGGAGTATTTCCTTTGGTTCACCCTTCTTTCGCTTGGTGTGTTCGGCTTCTTCATCACCGTTGACATGTTCACCATGTTCATGTTCTATGAGGTGGCTCTGATACCGATGTACCTTCTTATAGGCGTTTGGGGTTCAGGCAAGAAGGAATATAGCGCCATGAAACTGACGCTGATGCTGATGGGAGGTTCTGCTTTCCTGATGTGCGGCATCTTTGGTATCTTCTATGGCGCGGGTGGCAATACGATGAACCTTGTTGAGATTGCCAACCATACTAATGGCGCTACACCCATAGCCCTCAACTCGCAGTTGATCTGGTTCCCGATGACGTTTGTCGGTTTCGGTGTGCTTGGTGCGCTGTTCCCATTCCATACATGGTCACCTGATGGTCATGCTGCAGCACCTACGGCAGTGTCTATGCTCCACGCAGGTGTGCTGATGAAACTTGGTGGTTATGGTTGCTTCCGCATTGCTATGTATCTGATGCCCGAAGCAGCCAACGAATTGGCTTGGATTTTCATTATTCTCACCGGTATCTCTGTAGTTTATGGTGCGTTCTCGGCTTGCGTTCAGACTGACATGAAATACATCAATGCCTATTCTTCAGTGTCGCACTGCGGACTTGTGCTTTTTGCACTCCTGATGATGAATCAGACGGCGTGCACGGGTGCAGTCATTCAGATGCTAAGTCACGGCTTGATGACGGCTCTCTTCTTTGCTCTTATCGGTATGATCTACGGACGTACGCACACGCGCGACATCCGCGAACTCAATGGCTTGATGAAGATTATGCCGTTCCTCTCAGTATGCTACGTGATTGTCGGTCTCGGCAACTTAGGCTTGCCTGGTCTGAGTGGTTTCGTTGCAGAAATGACTATCTTCGTCGGTTCGTTTGAACACACAGACACCTTCCATCGTATATTTACCATTCTGGCTTGTTCCAGCATCGTGACCACGGCTGTCTATATCCTCCGCATGGTAGGTAAGATTCTCTATGGTAAGTGTACCAACGAGCATCATCTGCAGTTGACTGACGCAACACTCGTTGAGCGCTTCCCTGTTATAGTACTGATTTGCTGCATTGCCGGCATCGGCCTGGCTCCTTTCTTTGTGAGCCACCTCGTGTCAGGCGGTGTTGAGCCCATTGTGAACCATCTCATGCAGGTTGCTGCGCAATAA